The Myxococcus guangdongensis genome has a window encoding:
- a CDS encoding diacylglycerol/lipid kinase family protein, whose translation MTDIAVLVNLRARRGSEGVGGLVQQFLPRARVALTRSLDEARHWISDQLRPNPPSLLLAGGGDGTITGLLNELRAAGVALPAIGVLPMGTGNAWARVTGAPKPSVALKQIAAMKNDLPPLRPFSLVRVDGKVAPFAGTGWDAEMIQDFKDQLAASGPLRSQQAGLRGYLTAMFTRTVPRHMFGGGNPRVSVYNMGDAALTVDAKGHVIPVPGGEKGALLYEGPAGVAGAATTPEWGFGFKAFPFAQKVPHRLSVRVYGGGVLEATRNMFKLWRGEHPLPHMNDWFVQRLRMDFDREVPFQLGGDVIGLRRSVEFDLAEESVQLVDWHKLSRMVKA comes from the coding sequence ATGACCGACATCGCCGTCCTCGTCAACTTGCGCGCACGCCGTGGCTCCGAGGGAGTCGGCGGCCTGGTACAGCAGTTCCTCCCCCGTGCCCGCGTGGCGCTCACCCGCTCGCTCGACGAGGCCCGGCACTGGATTTCCGACCAGCTCCGGCCGAACCCGCCCTCCCTCCTCCTGGCCGGCGGCGGCGATGGCACCATCACCGGACTGCTCAACGAGCTGCGCGCGGCGGGCGTGGCGCTGCCCGCCATCGGTGTGCTGCCCATGGGCACCGGCAACGCCTGGGCCCGGGTCACCGGCGCTCCGAAGCCCTCCGTGGCGCTCAAGCAGATCGCCGCGATGAAGAACGACCTGCCGCCCCTGCGGCCCTTTTCGCTGGTCCGCGTGGACGGCAAGGTGGCCCCCTTCGCCGGCACCGGCTGGGACGCGGAGATGATTCAGGACTTCAAGGACCAGCTCGCGGCTTCCGGCCCCCTGCGCAGCCAGCAGGCGGGGCTGCGCGGCTACCTCACCGCCATGTTCACCCGGACGGTGCCTCGGCACATGTTCGGCGGCGGCAACCCCCGCGTGTCCGTCTACAACATGGGCGACGCGGCGCTCACCGTGGACGCGAAGGGCCACGTGATTCCCGTGCCCGGCGGAGAGAAGGGTGCGCTCCTGTACGAGGGCCCCGCGGGCGTGGCCGGCGCCGCCACGACGCCCGAGTGGGGCTTCGGCTTCAAGGCCTTCCCGTTCGCCCAGAAGGTGCCGCACCGGCTCTCCGTGCGCGTCTACGGGGGCGGCGTGCTGGAGGCCACGCGCAACATGTTCAAGCTGTGGCGCGGCGAGCACCCGCTGCCGCACATGAACGACTGGTTCGTCCAGCGGCTGCGCATGGACTTCGACCGCGAGGTGCCCTTCCAGCTGGGCGGCGACGTCATCGGCCTGCGGCGCTCGGTGGAGTTCGACCTGGCCGAGGAGAGCGTGCAGCTGGTCGACTGGCACAAGCTGTCGCGCATGGTGAAGGCCTGA
- a CDS encoding NUDIX hydrolase, whose protein sequence is MSHTYEYPRPALTVDCVVFGLDDDDLKVLLIQRGVEPFQGRWALPGGFVRMDESLDEAARRELEEESGIRPGHLEQLFTFGTPERDPRGRVVTVAYFALVKLSAHTLRAATDAREAAWFSVWDTPKLAFDHADILNTALLRLKGKVRYQPIGFELLPPKFTLTQLQRLYEIVLERELDKRNFRKKILAMDLLEELDEVEQDVSHRAARLYRFDHKKYRQLEKAGFNFEL, encoded by the coding sequence GTGAGCCACACCTACGAGTACCCGAGACCCGCGTTGACGGTGGACTGTGTCGTCTTCGGCCTGGATGACGACGACCTGAAGGTGCTGCTCATCCAGCGCGGCGTGGAGCCCTTCCAGGGACGGTGGGCCCTGCCCGGTGGCTTCGTGCGCATGGACGAGTCGTTGGACGAGGCCGCCCGGCGCGAGCTCGAGGAGGAGTCCGGCATCCGCCCCGGGCACCTGGAGCAGCTCTTCACGTTCGGCACGCCGGAGAGGGACCCTCGGGGCCGCGTCGTCACGGTGGCGTACTTCGCCCTGGTGAAGCTCAGCGCGCACACCCTGCGCGCGGCCACGGATGCGCGCGAGGCGGCGTGGTTCTCCGTCTGGGATACGCCCAAGCTGGCGTTCGACCACGCGGACATCCTCAACACCGCGCTCCTGCGCCTCAAGGGCAAGGTGCGCTACCAGCCCATCGGCTTCGAGCTGTTGCCTCCCAAGTTCACGCTCACCCAGCTCCAGCGGCTCTACGAAATCGTCCTGGAGCGCGAGCTCGACAAGCGCAACTTCCGCAAGAAGATACTCGCCATGGACCTGCTCGAGGAGCTGGACGAGGTGGAGCAGGACGTCTCCCACCGCGCCGCGCGCCTCTACCGGTTCGACCACAAGAAGTACCGGCAGTTGGAGAAGGCCGGCTTCAACTTCGAGCTCTGA
- a CDS encoding protein phosphatase 2C domain-containing protein, with amino-acid sequence MSTLPFDVAAGSVLGREHARAGRNNQDAWCVRASEHGLVAVVADGCGSQPCSELGAQLGGRRVVQAALTRLAEDERVDEAGFLPGLREDVLCLLSELRGELGRDTLGDFLFTVVGAVMTPSHTLVFSAGDGVWALNGEVHALGPFPNNAPPYLAYALSRGEEDTPLVRQALVPTEDVHALLLGTDGVADLAKLADVVLPSGDERVGPLSRLWTEARYFENPDALRRRLAMLNRECVRADFDARRLVRTPGLLPDDTTLVVLRRRMGRA; translated from the coding sequence ATGTCCACGTTGCCCTTCGATGTCGCCGCGGGCTCGGTGCTCGGCCGGGAGCATGCTCGGGCGGGCCGCAACAACCAGGATGCGTGGTGTGTGCGGGCCAGCGAGCACGGGCTGGTGGCGGTGGTGGCGGACGGGTGTGGCAGTCAGCCGTGCAGTGAGCTGGGGGCGCAGCTGGGGGGGCGCCGGGTGGTGCAGGCGGCGCTGACGCGATTGGCGGAGGACGAGCGTGTGGATGAAGCCGGGTTTCTTCCCGGCCTGCGAGAGGACGTGCTGTGTCTGTTGAGCGAGCTTCGGGGGGAGCTCGGTCGCGACACCCTGGGGGACTTCCTCTTCACGGTGGTGGGCGCGGTGATGACGCCCTCTCACACGCTCGTCTTCTCCGCGGGGGATGGGGTGTGGGCCCTCAACGGCGAGGTGCATGCGCTGGGGCCCTTCCCGAACAACGCGCCGCCGTATCTCGCGTATGCCTTGTCGCGCGGCGAGGAGGACACGCCGCTCGTCCGTCAGGCGCTGGTGCCCACCGAGGACGTGCACGCGCTGCTGCTCGGCACGGATGGCGTGGCGGACCTGGCGAAGCTCGCGGACGTGGTGCTGCCCTCGGGGGACGAGCGGGTGGGGCCGCTGTCGCGCCTGTGGACGGAGGCGCGCTACTTCGAGAACCCGGATGCGCTGAGGCGCCGGCTCGCGATGCTCAACCGCGAGTGCGTCCGCGCCGACTTCGATGCGCGGCGGCTGGTGCGCACGCCGGGGTTGCTCCCGGATGACACGACGCTGGTGGTGCTGCGTCGCCGCATGGGGAGGGCGTGA
- a CDS encoding cysteine hydrolase family protein has protein sequence MRKQVKELPVPGFYRAEHAGKYGYGPDAGKLQMEAGTWRSANGVTAAAADGFNLHLLLIDVQKDFCFPEGSLYVAGRSGRGAVDDSRRIAEFIYKNLGALTNVTATLDTHFAYQIFFPSFWVDQDDQPLTPYREVTREQIERGQARPNPAMAKWLCGGNYPWLLKQVKYYCEELERAGKYTLYLWPPHCLLGGDGHALAGVVQEARLFHSYVRGMQSWAEVKGGNPLTENYSVLRPEVMSRHDGQPLAQRNTQFLKTLLTADAVVIGGQAASHCVKSSIDDLLGEIVAQDAALARKVYLLTDCMSAVTVPDGKGGFAADFTPQADAALKRFADAGMHLVRSTDPLASWPDLHIG, from the coding sequence ATGAGGAAGCAAGTGAAGGAGCTGCCGGTACCTGGGTTCTATCGGGCGGAGCACGCGGGGAAGTACGGCTACGGTCCTGATGCGGGGAAGCTGCAGATGGAGGCGGGCACCTGGCGCAGCGCGAACGGCGTCACCGCGGCCGCGGCGGATGGCTTCAACCTGCACCTGCTGCTCATCGACGTGCAGAAGGACTTCTGCTTCCCGGAGGGCTCGCTCTACGTCGCGGGGCGCAGCGGGCGCGGCGCCGTGGATGACAGCCGCCGCATCGCCGAGTTCATCTACAAGAACCTGGGCGCGCTCACGAACGTGACGGCGACGCTCGACACCCACTTCGCGTACCAGATCTTCTTCCCGTCCTTCTGGGTGGACCAGGACGACCAGCCGCTGACGCCGTATCGCGAGGTGACGCGCGAGCAGATCGAGCGCGGGCAGGCGAGGCCGAACCCGGCGATGGCGAAGTGGCTGTGCGGTGGCAACTACCCGTGGCTGCTCAAGCAGGTGAAGTACTACTGCGAGGAGCTGGAGCGCGCGGGCAAGTACACGCTGTACCTGTGGCCGCCGCACTGCCTGCTCGGTGGGGACGGGCACGCGCTGGCGGGCGTGGTGCAGGAGGCGCGGCTGTTCCACTCGTACGTGCGCGGCATGCAGTCGTGGGCGGAGGTGAAGGGCGGCAACCCGCTGACGGAGAACTACTCGGTGCTGCGCCCGGAGGTGATGAGCCGGCATGACGGACAGCCGCTGGCGCAGCGCAACACCCAGTTCCTCAAGACGCTGCTGACGGCGGACGCGGTGGTGATTGGCGGACAGGCCGCGAGCCACTGCGTGAAGAGCTCCATCGACGACCTGCTCGGCGAAATCGTGGCGCAGGACGCGGCGCTGGCTCGCAAGGTGTATCTGCTGACGGACTGCATGTCGGCGGTGACGGTGCCGGACGGGAAGGGCGGCTTCGCGGCGGACTTCACGCCGCAAGCGGATGCTGCGCTCAAGCGCTTCGCGGACGCGGGCATGCACCTGGTGCGGTCCACCGACCCGCTGGCGAGCTGGCCGGACCTGCACATCGGCTGA
- a CDS encoding nucleotidyltransferase family protein, with the protein MDDYLKVLLSVRSRLEQAGIPHMLSGSTAMNFYARPRMTRDVDIVVELEVPKVPVLLSLFQADFSIDEEEIREALSHQSLFNLIHFETVVKVACVIRKRSAYRQEEFRRRRTIDLQGQRIWIVSPEDLVLSKLYWARDSLSEMQLGDVRNILEATSSMDWTYLRHWARDLGIESLLEKVKP; encoded by the coding sequence GTGGACGATTACCTCAAGGTCCTCCTCTCGGTGAGGAGCAGGCTGGAGCAGGCCGGCATCCCGCACATGCTGAGTGGCTCCACGGCCATGAACTTCTACGCGCGCCCCCGCATGACTCGCGATGTGGACATCGTCGTCGAGCTGGAGGTGCCGAAGGTTCCAGTCCTTCTCTCTCTGTTCCAGGCCGACTTCTCCATCGATGAGGAGGAGATTCGCGAGGCGCTGTCACACCAGTCGCTCTTCAACCTCATCCACTTCGAAACGGTGGTGAAGGTCGCCTGTGTCATCCGCAAGCGGTCGGCGTATCGACAGGAAGAGTTCCGCAGGCGGCGAACAATCGACCTCCAGGGACAGCGCATCTGGATTGTCTCGCCCGAGGACCTGGTCCTCTCGAAGCTTTACTGGGCGCGGGACAGTCTGTCCGAGATGCAGTTGGGAGATGTGAGGAACATCTTGGAAGCTACGTCCTCAATGGACTGGACCTATCTGAGGCACTGGGCGCGGGACTTGGGAATCGAGTCCTTGTTGGAGAAGGTGAAGCCATGA
- a CDS encoding CARDB domain-containing protein has product MHARPWWAIALAGTLAGCIVDSGLDDPPGWDEDPSEPRPDPSTPRPQPSSPDFRVDLVSGPSALGTGEQRVQARLCNDGAGSGMTEAAFFLTASSAPGTSEFRLGVSPRFSLRAGECREVSASVNARAIPEGDYFLSARVDPDGLVTEDSENNNVRLGNAVFVDRTPPPTPAPTWAQAGSGNTRALTLHTEAGATVRVYQGPGCTGTEVGYTVANAGNYCEVPISVPNGPGARYSARAYDSVGNASQCSPAVDYPYGPGTPRMAPVLLSTSPTSPGGSMQPVFHGRAEPRVTVEVFRTANCQGPVEKTVTTDDIGLFYAQVSVAKNAKVTVSARATAAGGYDSASTCSNPLEYQHDGEPPEPPRVTDVKWQYLNNGQQLVITGTAEPHATVGIFVDVACTGTPTRTVQADAQGRFSTVAPFGPGGSHRVFLAAKDACGNVSTCAEGPAYELRCPPGTADCDGRSSNGCEVDLTANPNHCGTCGNLCQDGPYADGVCVAATCGQTCVPGYYDCDGKASNGCESRTVCQPTNTCTIDKPSELMITHLSVVEDPVRTAPGGAWHFGTVMRELNGGQDPSELVRAWLKTWLEKQHVNGLTIPPRPAMQTKVLGPWETRSGGPSKPLDFNSAPFRLLAIVNRIDLREQGVTAGEGRFIYGVVAPNGEPLEFTVILEYALPGTTPAAIQSWASDWHALGAVKVGNAGYNAKLQALTDRFAKAGVMTGRHQGSALNQIRTNEIELEEPWELREFVLSPLGLMPTTVKLTPANHFENTQMLASYLTENSAAVLEERHTVPDSMGGIPFLGAHALVPLDFFWRAPNVSNEVRHKFSLNTCSGCHAGETQTEFVHVSTRASGRTSTLSPYLRGTTVTDPVTKSIRTFDDLTRRAEDLKALVCAPTAGLKSVGLAPSNLPRARVH; this is encoded by the coding sequence ATGCACGCGCGCCCGTGGTGGGCAATCGCGCTCGCGGGGACACTCGCGGGCTGCATCGTCGATTCCGGGCTGGACGACCCGCCCGGCTGGGACGAAGACCCCAGCGAGCCCAGGCCCGACCCCAGCACCCCCAGGCCCCAGCCGAGCTCCCCCGACTTCCGGGTGGACCTCGTCTCGGGTCCCTCGGCCCTGGGAACAGGTGAGCAGCGCGTCCAGGCCCGCCTGTGCAATGACGGCGCGGGCTCCGGCATGACGGAGGCGGCCTTCTTCCTCACCGCCTCCTCCGCCCCCGGCACCTCCGAGTTCCGCCTGGGCGTCAGTCCCCGCTTCTCCCTGCGCGCTGGTGAATGTCGTGAGGTCTCCGCGTCCGTCAACGCCCGCGCCATCCCCGAGGGCGACTACTTCCTCAGCGCACGCGTGGACCCGGATGGCCTCGTCACCGAGGACAGCGAGAACAACAACGTGCGCCTCGGCAACGCGGTGTTCGTGGACCGCACGCCGCCGCCCACTCCCGCGCCCACCTGGGCCCAGGCAGGCTCCGGCAACACCCGCGCCCTCACCCTCCACACCGAGGCCGGCGCCACCGTCCGCGTGTACCAGGGCCCCGGCTGCACCGGGACCGAGGTCGGCTACACCGTGGCCAACGCGGGCAACTACTGCGAGGTCCCCATCTCCGTCCCCAACGGCCCGGGCGCCCGCTACTCCGCGCGAGCCTACGACTCCGTCGGCAACGCATCTCAGTGCAGCCCCGCGGTGGACTACCCCTACGGCCCGGGCACGCCCCGGATGGCGCCGGTGCTGCTGAGCACCTCGCCCACATCTCCAGGCGGCAGCATGCAGCCCGTCTTCCACGGCCGCGCCGAGCCGCGCGTCACGGTGGAGGTCTTCCGCACCGCCAACTGCCAGGGCCCCGTGGAGAAGACGGTGACCACGGATGACATCGGCCTGTTCTACGCCCAGGTGAGCGTGGCGAAGAACGCGAAGGTGACGGTGTCCGCGCGGGCGACGGCCGCGGGCGGCTACGACTCCGCGTCCACCTGCTCCAACCCGCTCGAGTACCAGCACGACGGCGAGCCGCCCGAGCCGCCGCGCGTGACGGACGTGAAGTGGCAGTACCTGAACAACGGCCAGCAGCTCGTCATCACGGGCACCGCGGAGCCGCACGCCACGGTGGGCATCTTCGTCGACGTGGCCTGCACGGGCACGCCCACGCGCACGGTGCAGGCGGACGCGCAGGGGCGCTTCAGCACGGTGGCGCCGTTCGGTCCCGGAGGCAGCCACCGCGTGTTCCTCGCGGCGAAGGACGCGTGCGGAAACGTGTCCACGTGCGCCGAGGGCCCCGCGTACGAGCTGCGCTGCCCGCCCGGCACCGCGGACTGCGACGGCCGCTCGTCCAACGGCTGCGAGGTGGACCTCACGGCGAACCCCAACCACTGCGGCACGTGCGGCAACTTGTGCCAGGACGGCCCCTACGCGGACGGCGTCTGCGTGGCGGCCACGTGCGGACAGACCTGCGTGCCGGGCTACTACGACTGTGACGGCAAGGCGTCCAACGGCTGCGAGTCGCGCACGGTGTGCCAGCCCACCAACACGTGCACCATCGACAAGCCGAGCGAGCTGATGATCACGCACCTGTCCGTGGTGGAGGACCCGGTGCGCACGGCGCCCGGTGGCGCGTGGCACTTCGGCACGGTGATGCGCGAGCTGAACGGCGGACAGGACCCGTCCGAGCTGGTGCGCGCGTGGCTGAAGACGTGGCTGGAGAAGCAGCACGTGAACGGGCTGACGATTCCGCCGCGTCCGGCGATGCAGACGAAGGTGCTCGGGCCGTGGGAGACGCGCAGCGGTGGACCGTCGAAGCCGCTGGACTTCAACTCGGCGCCGTTCCGGCTGCTGGCCATCGTCAACCGCATCGACCTGCGCGAGCAGGGCGTGACGGCGGGCGAGGGGCGCTTCATCTACGGCGTGGTGGCACCCAACGGCGAGCCGCTCGAGTTCACCGTCATCCTGGAGTACGCGCTGCCGGGCACCACGCCCGCGGCCATCCAGAGCTGGGCCTCGGACTGGCATGCACTGGGCGCGGTGAAGGTGGGCAACGCGGGCTACAACGCGAAGCTGCAGGCGCTCACGGACCGCTTCGCGAAGGCGGGGGTGATGACGGGTCGGCACCAGGGCAGCGCGCTGAACCAGATTCGCACCAACGAAATCGAGCTGGAGGAGCCCTGGGAGCTGCGCGAGTTCGTGCTGTCACCGCTGGGGCTGATGCCGACGACGGTGAAGCTCACGCCGGCGAACCACTTCGAGAACACGCAGATGCTGGCCAGCTACCTGACGGAGAACTCGGCGGCGGTGCTGGAGGAGCGGCACACGGTGCCCGACAGCATGGGCGGCATCCCGTTCCTCGGGGCGCACGCGCTGGTGCCGCTGGACTTCTTCTGGCGGGCGCCGAACGTGTCGAACGAGGTGCGGCACAAGTTCTCGCTCAACACGTGCAGCGGGTGTCACGCGGGTGAGACGCAGACGGAGTTCGTCCACGTGTCCACGCGGGCCTCGGGCAGGACGTCCACGCTGTCGCCCTATCTGCGAGGCACCACGGTGACGGACCCGGTGACGAAGTCGATTCGCACGTTCGACGACCTCACGCGCCGCGCCGAGGACCTGAAGGCGCTGGTGTGCGCGCCCACGGCGGGCCTCAAGTCGGTGGGCCTGGCGCCCTCCAACCTGCCGCGCGCCCGCGTGCACTGA
- a CDS encoding MopE-related protein, with the protein MPGGCVADKTDCNDTDRDINLGREDANSDRADNNCNGRRDEGCPLCPDPPYLNFSSTEGLSTLIDCDPFMPSEYVSEEVQ; encoded by the coding sequence ATGCCTGGCGGCTGCGTCGCGGACAAGACGGACTGCAACGATACCGACAGGGACATCAACCTCGGGAGGGAGGACGCGAACTCCGACCGTGCCGACAACAACTGCAACGGGCGACGCGACGAAGGCTGCCCCCTTTGCCCTGACCCTCCGTACCTGAACTTTTCCTCCACCGAGGGCCTCTCGACCCTGATCGATTGCGACCCCTTCATGCCGAGTGAGTACGTGAGCGAAGAAGTCCAGTAG